The DNA sequence GAATACCCTGTGATATCCCAGTGGTATGGAGAAGTGCTCCATTTCATAGGATGATACCCCATCGGTAAACTTCCTCCGCGGCTCCCTTGCACCTGCGGTGTACCGCAGTATCTCAGCCCTCACCTCCGAGCCGAGCTCCATGACCTCGGGGTCGAGGACCCTAACATGGTAGCCCCTCCCTGAGTATATGACATGGATGTCGCCCAGGCCCAGGTCCCCCTTCAGGGTGTCAACCATCATGAGGACCAGTTCCCTTGCCTCATCAAGGCATGTGGGGCATACACCGTCACACTCACATGATCTCACAGGGAGGTCCTTGGCATCAACATCGAATATGAGTTCGGACCGCTGCCACCCCTTCCTCTTCCAGGGTTCCCTGTAGAACGCCACCGAGGAGTATGCTGCGAATGGGTAACGGACCCTCATGAACCTTGCCAGACTCCTCTCATCCCTGAAGACCCTGTACCTGTCACTGGGTCCCCTGCCATTGTGGTCGAACCCGAATTCCCTCATATGGAGGTTATCAGCTATGAAGTCAGGAAGGTCCCTGACATTCCACTCCTCACGGTAGTACCTCTTCCTCTCAAGGGGTGTTGCCGGTTCGAACATGGGCATCATTCCTCCTTCTCCCCGCTTGATCTGAGCTTCCACCTCTTCCTGTTGTAGTAGGTCAGAGGATTGGAGATGCTGCTGCAGAGTTTATCAGGTCTGCAGAGGTCCGGGAGGTGTATTTTGATCTTCTCACAGCTCATGGGCGTATACCATTTGCTTTCGCCCTCATTTTCCAGTTCAGGCATGTCGTGGACACCGAAGCCCAGCTTTGCAGTTATGTTCAGTTTCTCCTGTGGATCGTCCTCAAAGAGGGGTGGTTCGCATCTATCTGCGGCATCATAGATCACTGGCAGTATCTCCCCCAGGGTTATCCTGAGGTCGGGGTCAAGGTCAGAGACCTTCATGGGGGTCCTGTCCCTGAAGACCGATGGGTAGAGGCGTGCATAGGATATGAATGACGTTAGAAGGAGTACTATGGCGTCGTTCCTGTTGCCGGACCTAACCCCATCCAGTGTCCCCCTTATGCATGGCGGGAAGGCCTCCTGGACAAGCTTACCGGGTCTTGCAGATTTAACAGGGCCTCCTGTGAATGACATTATCTCCTCAACGGTCTCCCTTATCCTTTCTGCTGTTTCAAGTATGAGGGGGTGGACCTCCACCGTTGAACTCATCTCCCTGACCATCCCTATGTACTCCTCTGTCCTCTGCATTATCATGCGGGATATCATCGTCTCCCTGACCTCAAGACCTACGAGGATGTCGTAGAGCCTGTCAGGACTCCGGTCCCTTATACTGTCCTGGAAGCTGGTTATGAATTCGTCCCTGTCTATTATGACCCTCCCCTCCTTGAGGATGAGGTCTGTGAGCTTCAGTTTCCCTGAACCGAGGAGGTCGGCCAGCTCCGTCCACCTGAGGCCCTCTGAACCCAGTTCATAGAGAACCTCAGCCATGATCTCCTCCCTTTCACCCCCAAAGACGTTGAGGCGGTCCTCCACCATGGCCCCTGCAGACTCAACCACCAGCCTCGCCTCCCTTGAGGCCTTCATGAATCCAGCGCCTGCTGCCTGGGCAAGGATATAGAAGGCCAGCACATCGTACTCCTCAATCTCAGGGTTCATAAGGTAGGCGTAGTCTCTGTGGTTGAAGTCCTTTCTCTGTCTCCTGAGGTACCATTCGAGGCGTTTAACTGCAAGTTCAGCGATGCTGGCCGGGAGGAGTGAATTGTCTGCAAGGTTCTGTCCGCGTGTGCGCCTCCCTATCTCAAGGAGCTCATCCCTTGTATCGTCTATGGTGTCCAGTGATCCGTATTTCCTCACGATTTCCCTGGCATCCTCTGAGAAGGGGTTTATGAAGAGTGAAGATACCATGTTTAAATCTTATACCGGTTGACCCATAAAGGTATCGAAGTGTTCCATCACATCGAACCGCAGTTTTGGGCATGCTGATCTGGCCTTGAGGTTGTGGTTTCCCTGAATCCAGTACCTCAGCGGCGTGTTGCCGTGATTATGACCGCAAGACATGGACTCAAATAAATTTATATAGAAGTAAACCGTAAATTAAACTGGATTTAATTGCCTTAAATCGACCCGTCTTATTCTGATCTGGTTCATGATTCAAGGAGGAGTTTGAGTTGAGTAAAGTATTTATCACCTGCGCACTTCCATATGCCAACGGCCCCACGCATCTCGGTCATCTGAGGTCAACCTACATACCTGCAGACATATATGCGAGGTACCGGAGACTCAGGGGCGATGATGTCCTCTTCGTCTGTGCCACCGATGAACACGGAACTCCCATAGCCGTGAAGGCAGAGGCCGAGGGCAGGACCCCCCTGGAGGTCGCCACCCGCTACCATGAAATGATAAGGGGGGACCTTGAGAGGTGTGACATATCCTTTGACAGTTTCACCAGGACCACAGATGAGCTCCACCACGAGATAGCCCAGAAATTCTTCCTTAAACTCTACGAGAAGGGCTTCATATATGAGAAGGACATAAAACAGCTCTACTGTGGGGACTGCCAGCGATTCCTCCCTGACAGGTACGTTGAGGGCACCTGCCCCTACTGTGGAAGTGAGGGTGCGCGTGGAGACCACTGCGAGGGCTGTGGAAGGCACCTTGAGCCGCTCCAGCTTGAGGATCCGCGCTGTATGGTATGCGGGTCAGAACCAGAGGTCAGGGACTCCCGGCACTACTTCTTCCGCCTGAACCAGTTCCAGGATGAAATCAGGGAGTGGATCGAGGGCTCAGAGATGCCATCAAATGTGAGAAATTACGCCATCCAGTGGCTCCGCGAGGGCCTGAAGGACTGGATACTCACAAGGGACATGGAATGGGGTGTCCAGGTACCACTGGAGGGGAACGAGGGTAAGATCATATACGTGTGGGGTGAGGCCTTCCTTGGCTACATCTCATCTGCAGCCGCCTGGAGCAAAAAAACCGGGAGGGACTGGAGAGAATACTGGGACTCCGGCGCCATCCACTTCATCGGAAAGGACATAATATACCACCACGCCATATTCTGGCCAGCCCTCCTGATGGCGTATGGCTGCAGGACCCCCGCGAACATAATAGCCGGGGAGTACCTGTCACTTGAGGGCCAGAAGATGTCCACCAGTAAAAACTGGGTGGTCTGGACATCAGACTTCCTTGAAAGGTTTGACAGGGACCTTCTCAGGTACTACCTCACCGTCAACGCACCCCTCACCAGGGACACTGACTTCTCATGGGACGACTTCCAGAGGAGGGTTAACGATGAACTGGCCGATGTCCTCGGGAACTTCCTGCACAGGACCTTCTCATTCACAGGTAGGTTCTTTGACGGGAGGGTCCCGGCTGCAGGTGAACTTACAGCTGAGGACCTGGAATTCCTTGAATCAATCAGGGCCGCCCACGACACCGTCGCTGAACTCCTGGACAAATTCCAGTTCAGGGATGCCCTGATGCACATAATCAAACTTGCCAAGAGGGGTAACAAGTACTTCAATGACCAGGAACCCTGGAAGGCCGTTAAGGAGTCACCCGCCAGGGCCTCAACCTGCCTCCACCTCTGCAATCTCCTGGCAGCCAACCTCGGGAAACTCTTGAGGCCATTCATGCCATCAGCAGCAGGCAGGATACTCTCCATCATGAACCTGGAGGATGAAGCCTGGGGATTCCATGAACTCAGGGAGGGACAGGTGATAGAGAGGGCGAAGCCCCTCTTCTCCAAGATAACTGACGAGGCAATTGAGGAGGAGAAAGCAAAACTCATTGAGGAGGATGATGAAGTGGAAACCGTGACAATCGACGACTTTACAACTATGGACATAAGGGTTGGCGTGATAAGATCAGCCGAGCGAATAGAGGGATCAGACAAGCTCCTGAAGCTCATAATAGATGTGGGTGAGAGGGAGATGCAGGTTGTTGCAGGACTTGCAGAGAAATACAGCCCCGAAGATCTTGTTGAGAGGAAGATTACAGTGCTTGTGAACCTCAAACCCGCGAAACTCTTCGGTGTGAAGTCAGAGGGCATGGTACTTGCAACAGGAGAATCCCTCAACATACTCGACCCCGGGGACGCCGAAGTCGGTGAAAGGATAAGGTGAGTGGAAGGCCCTGTACCCTGTGTCTGGAGAATGATAAATGAATGAATCAGGTCTCATTGCAAGGTCAGAGAGGTTCCTTGAGAGCATAAAGGACAGGAAGGTTTCGCTGGATGATTTAAAGTCCGTGGAAGGATTCATTGACCTGTACACATACCTGCGGGGGAACCTCGAGGAACTTCAGGATCTCAAGGAGGCCATGGAGCTGCGGGGATTCAAGTATCCCTTCAGGTCAATATCAGGGTACAGCAGTCAGTACTCCCCTGAAATCGCTGAGGACGTCCATGATATTAAAAGGCACGCCCAGTACTTCCGGATGAAGGCCTCTACAAAGAAGAACCTCCTTGACAGGGTGAACTCCGCCATATCATCCCACAGGATAGCCCTCGGGAACCTTGAGGAGTACGCCCTCCTGCAGTGCCCTGACTGCTCAAGGTCCCTCCGGCTTTCTGAGGTTGAATACCAGGACATCCTGGATGGTGTGATGTGCCCATGTGGCTCGGGTAGGATGGAGATTGAATTCAGCGGATCTGCCATCTGCCGGCCTGAAATAATACCCCACCTCCCCCTCTCAGGTGACTACATGGTCAAGATGTCAGAGCTGAGCCTCTGGGCCAGGAAGGCCTTCAAGAAGATAATGAGGCTCTTCAAGAACGAGAAGAAGGGGGCCGTGAGATCAGCCACCCTCGTGATAAAGGTCCTTGAGGATGGGAGGTGGATAAGAAGGCGCATAACCATTGACAGTGACGATAACGACTATGAGAGGATGCTGAGGCAGAGGTACGGTCCAAACGTGAGGATAGAACTGATACAGTTCCACAGGAAGAAATCCAGCATAATAAACGATCGCTACACAAGGACAGCCCTTGCCCTTGGATACGCCGGCCTCTCACATGACATAATAATGGATATAAAGGAGAGGGTCTACAGTGAGAAGCTGCGGGACTATGATGCTGTGAAGAGATACAGGAGGATACTCTTCGAGGCCAGGACCTATTCACCTGATCTGAGGCTCTCAGAGGATGAACTGCAGGAGGTCAGGGTGCAGAAGATGCATGATCTACTTCATGAGGCAGGTCTCGGTGACTCCGGGGGGAGGTTAAACCGGGAACTCAGGGAGGACCTTGAGGTGATGGAGGAGGTTAAGAGGGAACTCTTCAGGGACGTCCCTGTGAACCTCGTCCTATGGGACGTTGCCCTATACTACCTGGGCACATCACTGGACAGAAGGTCAAAGCACGCAGGGCCCTTCCCGAACCTGCGGCCGGTCCTTGACAGGAGCCAGGTGAGGACCTTCGATGAGCTCAGCAGGGACGCTGTGGATCTTCTCAACACATGCTGGGAGGGGGGAATGGTCTACATCGATAAACTCGGGGATGTTCTTCTTAAGAAGTTTGAGATCGAGGATAAGATGAAGGGACTCCATATGAAACCGAACCCACTCGCCTTCGGTGCCGCTGTGCTCCACATGGAGGGTGAAGCTGACATTGAAACCTGCGCTGAGATCTTCCATGTCAGGGTGGAGGAGGTTGTTGAGGAGAAGAGGAACATAGAGAACCTGGGTAAGCCCTCAACGGACCGTGCAAAGATGTTCCTAAATCTCATAAAAGGTGATTGATCCCATGGCAGAGAAAATTCACGTGAATCAGCCGCTGACCTCAAGGAGGATAATAGAACTCCTTGAGAAGAACCCCGACCTCAAGGAGATCACCTGCCCAATAAGTCTCTATCACCGGACCTCAAGGAGGTACCTTGACGCCCTTGAGGAACTTGGAGTTAATGTGAGTCCCGTGAAGAGAATTGGAAGGCCGCGGAAGTACACAGATAATGATGTTAAGCTGGTTCAGAGCCTCCTGAAGGAGGGTAAAACTCCAAAGCAGATTTCCGGGATTACAAACATACCCCTCAAAACGGTATACTACCTCAAGGGTGACATTAAACTCAAAAGGGGTAAGAAGAGGAAGTATGATAGGAACACCCGTCTCAGGGTCCGTGAGATGGCCAGGAATGGTATGCCCGCAAGGAAGATCTCAAAGGACCTTGGGATACCCCTCCGAACAGTTTACTACATTCTGAAGAACGGCTGATTAAATAGTAAAGGTTACGTTAAGATGGATTACCCCGGTTATGATCCTCCAAAGAACGGCTGATGAAACCAAAAATGTATAAACCAGAGGGTGTTAATGAAAAGTATAACCTTTAAATTCTGTGCCAGATTATGTTTATGGTGATTCTATGGTTCTAAAACTTACCCTTGAATATTCATCTGTGCTGCTCGTGTCACTGATATGCTGCATAATAGCCTTCACATCCACCTACACGGTGATGCCACGCCTCATAAATAAGCTGAAGGAGGCCAATGTGGTCGGTAATGACATACACAAAATCTCAAAGCCCATAGTGGCTGAGATGGGTGGTATCGGGATACTCTTCGGCTTCACCATAGGGATGTTCATAGGTATGTACTGCTTCCCTGAACTCCAGTACGAGCTCATGGTGACCCTCCTTGTCATACTCCTGGTCGGCATTGTTGGAATGGTGGACGACCTTGTGAGGCTCTCGTCACGTGAAAAACTCTTCCTGCTCTTCCTTGCGGGTCTTCCAATAATCTGGGTTGCCCCTCCGAAGGTCGGGATACTCTACATGATCATGATGCCGGTAGCCGTTTCAATAGCTTCAAACCTGACCAACATGCTGGCGGGACTGAATGGTATCGAATCAGGGCTCGGGTCAATTGCAATGACGGCCCTCACAGCCTCATGTATAATAATGGGCAAGTATGATGTCTCAATAATAACCATGGCCATGCTGGGGGCCCTCCTGGCATTCCTCATGTACAACAGGTACCCATCAAGGGTGTTCCCTGGTGATGTTGGAACACTGATAATAGGTGCCTGCATAGCATCGGTTGCATTCATAGGCAGGGTCAAGATAATAGCCCTCATAGTCCTGCTACCGAATATCATAGATGGGATTCTGAAATTCTACAGTGCCGGTGTCGTTGAGAGGCACAAACACAGGCCCACAGAAATTGCAGAGGATGGTAAACTCATAGCACCCCCTGAGGGCTTCAACTCACTTATAAGGTGGATACTGAGAAGGCCAATGACCGAGAAGAAGGTTGTCATGATAGTGTGGTCCATAGGAATGTTCTTCGGGTTCCTTGGAGTCCTCCTGGCATTTATACTCCCACTTGATCCCTTCTAACACCAGAGCCCCTAAAAACTGTATAATGTGTTCAGAAGTTCAAGGGTAACTGACTCCAGTTCCTTTTCATCGAGTTTCTGGAGTATCTCAACTGCGGCCCTGAAACTGGATGCAACACCATCAGCATTATTCCTTATGAAGTCAAGGGTCCCGAGGAGGACCAGGGCTACTGCGAGGCCAAGCTCATTATTTGTTTTCCTGAAGAGCGCCTCAGCCTTTTTAAGGTATCTCCGGGACTCATCAAAGTCCTCATTTTTAAGGGAATAGAGGCCAAGGAGTAGCTGGAGTGATGCCTCAGTGGATGTGTCACCTATATCCCTGGCAATCTGGTAGGCCTCCATTATCTGTGAGATTGAATCCTCATAGGAACCTGCCTCATAGAGTGTTAGGGACTGGACACTGTCAACCAGCCTGTTAAGCAGGGGCTCAATGACCTCAAGGTCAACCTCCGGCATCCCGGATTCAGACTCCTCCCGGAGCCTGTTGATGCTGGCTATATCCATGGCCTCCCTGATCTTCTCAACCTCCTTGATCTTCTCCCTTAGATCAGCCCTTAGAGGTGAGTTAACTGATGTGTAGATTCTGAGGGCCTCCATGAAGTATTCCATGGCGGTCTTAACCTTTCTATCGCTGAGGTAGACGTCACCCATGGAGTCAAGGGCAAAGGCCATGAGTTCCTCGTCATTCATTTCAGAGGCCACCCTGTAGGCCCTTTCAAGGTAATCAAGGGCCTCGCGAGTATCACCCTCCTCGGCGTAGAATCCTGCTATCCTTACAAGGGTGTCAAATTCCTCCTCAAGAAGATCTTCAAGTTTTCGGAGATACTTCTCAAGTGATTCGCCCTCATCTTCACCCCTGAGAAAATCAAAGATTCCCAGAACAGCAAATATCATCATCATAGCCCCGGAGATTTTATAATAGTATTATTTCGGTCCAGATTTAAATACCTATTTCCGGAAGACGTAATAGCTCCAGATTTAAATACCCGGGAACAGAATACCCCAGTATTTTCTGATATGAGTGATTATAAAGATGGGCCAATTGCCCTTCATGTTATCAGCCCACTTTAATGCCCTGATCCGTTATCCTCGGATACAAGCAATGAGTTATTGCCCTTCATGTTATCAGCCCACTTTAATGCCCTGATCCGTTATCATGTAGGGTGCCTCCGTCCTTTCACCATCCATTACAGCAGATATCACTGATCCATCCATCTGGATGTGCACATCAAAGAGGCCGGGTATCTCCTCCTCTATATCCTCATCAGCAACACCTGCTGTATATGTCACGAGGGCGATGCCCCCCGCATCCCTCACACGGTCATTGTAGGCCTTCAGAACCCTTAGAACAAGTTTTGGGGGGTTGAATGCCAGTAGAATGGATGCTGAGTCAAACACGGATATCATGGTGCCCTCCTCCTGGTAGAGGCTCCTCGTCGATATCCCCACCTTCACCATGAGGTCCGTTGTGTTCTGGATGGCCGAGTACCTCACGTTTCCAGAGTCCCGGGGTTTACCCCCTGCAAGACCTGTGGGGAGGTCTATTACATGAAGTTTATCTGCGAGGGACTGGATGAACCAGTTGAATGCCATGGTGTTCCTCTGAAGATCCCTGTAACCGTATTCAGCCGCTATGAAGAGGCAGGGGTTCCGTCTCTGAAGGGCCCGGTAGGTGAACTCTGTTGCAAGTACTGTCTTACCAACCTTTGGGGGGCCTGTTAACAGCATGAGGTACCCTGGCTCAGGTTTGCCGAGAACAGCGTCAAGACCCGCTATACCTGTGCTGTAGTTTTCGCTCATGTTATCCCTCGTGGACCACCTTAATGCCTGAATCGTCTATGGTATAGGGGGCGCTGACCCTGCCTGTCCCCACCATCGCCTCAACTGTAAGTTCGGATCCATCGAGGTGTATTATGTTATCAACAACTGCCTTGAGCATGGTCTCCACCTTCGGATCAGCCGAACCCTCGGTGTAGGTTACCACAGCTGTTCCACCGGCTTCCTTGATCCTCATTATGTATGCTGTAAGAACACGGACTATTAGCATCTCATCATTGAAGGCCATGAGGGTTGTGAGGGAGTCAAGGACCGACCTGAACATGCTGTAACGGTTCGTGATGTTCCTTATGGCAACCCCGAGTTTCACCATAATATCTGTGGGGTTGTGGACCGATGAGGAGAAGTATGTGCTGCCCTCATCACCTGAAGGACCTGATATGCTGGATATGGCGTCTATCACATAGAGGAGTTCCTTCTGCAGGTATGATTCAGGGTCCATGCCAAGTACAGCCATATTCCTTTTCAGGTCGGATAATCCATAATCTGCAGATATGTAGAGGCACGGTTCATCCATCTCAGCCCCGCCGGCTGCAAACCCATAGGCGAATATTGATTTACCGACCTTCGGTGGACCGTAAACCATGGTAACAGTGTTTTCAGGTATGGAAGCGCCGCCCATGAGTTCATCGAGGCCCCTTATTCCAGAAGGAATTCTGACAATCATTCAACCACCGTATAGAAGTCCGAGGAGCGTGTCGAGGGCATCCCTTACACCCCACCCCTCCGTCACCGAGGCGGGTACTATGGGGACATCCGCTCCAAGTTTCATCATTTCCCTTATCTCCTCAGGTGAAAGGGCTCCAGGGAGGTCCTGCTTGTTCGCAACAACGACCTTGGGTATAGCTTCGGCCCTTGTCTTCCTTATCATCTCCTTGGCCCTTGCGAAGGTCTCGGGTGCAGTTGAATCAAGGAGTATGAATGCGCCAACAGCCTCCCTTGAGAGCACATCAAGTATCATGTCAAATCTCTCCTGACCGGGAGTCCCGAAAATATCCGCCATGAAGCCCTTATATTCAAGGTGACCTATGTCCATTGCAATGGTTGTGGGGAATGCCGAAAGGGCCTTCCTGTCCACCGAGACCGACTTCGTGGCTATTGCCCTGACGAAACTTGATTTCCCGGAGTTGTAGGGGCCTGTTACAAGTATCTTCGGTACATAGACCTTAACGCCTCCGGGCTGAACAACAAAGAAGAGTACCATGGTTGATGGGGGTTCTGACCAGGCTGAATTGGCCACCATGAAGCCCTGACCTATTATGACCCTCTCCTCGATCGTCCTGAGATTCACGACACAGTCCATGCTCTCCCTGAGCTTATCAATGAGTTCAGGTTCATAGTCCCATTCAGTGAAGAGGTAGACGAGGTTCACATCCAGTTCAGAGGCCCTTCTGTTCCATGCTTCAACTATCTCAAGGGTGTCACCGTTGCCAAGGTAGTCTATAATGACTGAAAGATTGTTTATTATCCCAACACCGCCGGGTATATCATTTATGGCATTAAGAACAACATCCTTTATCTCGGAGTAGTCATTAACAGTATAACGCTGATCTGATGGCATCCCAAGGAACGGTGAGCTACCATCTACAAAGAAAAGGTTGCCATTTTCAATATGTGACTCTATATCCCAGCCATAGGATCTGAATTCATATATTATACTCTCAGGTTCCTCAACATTTGTGAATATGAAACCTCTGGTCCCCTCATCCAGGCGGCCGTTTAGCATCTGGTAACCGAATGCCTCATAGTCAACACCCGGGGATGCTGAGAACATGATGGAGGCTCCCTCCTTCACTCCGCCGCCCAGAAGGTCGTCGAGCTTCGGAATGTATGTCTTATTCATGTTCACATCTCCCTGAGGATTTCATCCACCTGTGCTGCACGTGAATCCATCTCAAATAGCAGAAGCCCGAGCTGGGCCTCTGGTTCTGCCAGGGCCGTGAATATAGCCTTCTCCCCTGCAGGTTTGAGTATGATTATCCCCTTCTCGGTCCTCACGGTTATCTCAGAAACAGTTCCTGTGTTCATCTGACCTGAAGCTGCCTCTGCAGCACCCATTATCGTTGAACAGAGGGCTGAGAATATTCTTGCATCAACATCCGGAGGTGTCCTTGCATTTATGAGCAGCCCCTCCTTTGAAACAATACCCGCAGCCCTTATCTGACCCACCTGCATAAATGCAGATAGAACATCATCCAGCTTTTCCTTCTTTGTCTTGGTCATCAATACACCCCAGTAACCCTGTGACCGGTTATCATAAGCCGCAACCCCGGTGAGGAGTATTACAGAGTAATTATGTTACTGACCACTTATATCCCTTTAGATTTTGTCCTCTCAGTTACTGGCCCCTTATATCCTATTCAGTCATCTCACTACACCCAGATGGTCTCTGATGTTGTGAACACATAGTGATCTGAAAAGGCAGGGTTATGGTAGGTGTTTGTGAGGTTCTCTGTGCCGAAGGTCCTTGAGATGGATCTCCTGATGCAGAAGTTAACACGGTCAGAGATGGACTCCCTCAGGGATGGTTTCATGGGTGGACCCGACAGCCACGCCCTTAAACGGAATTTTCTCCTCCCATAGGTGCTGCTGTAGCCATCTTCAATCAGTTCAACCCTCACAACCCTCACACTGGATGGTTCAAGGAGTTCCGGCTTCCGGGACTGGTAATCATCAAAGGTGACAGCCGGGTACACAGCGATGGTGTCGGTGAAGGCACCCTCAGATGCCCCGGTCCTTGCAGCTGAGTGTGCCTCCATCAGTTCAAGCTGGAACTGTATCTGTCCGGCAAAAAGGACCGCGAGGATCAATGAGATGCCAGCCAGCATCATATAC is a window from the Methanothermobacter thermautotrophicus str. Delta H genome containing:
- the priS gene encoding DNA primase catalytic subunit PriS, with translation MFEPATPLERKRYYREEWNVRDLPDFIADNLHMREFGFDHNGRGPSDRYRVFRDERSLARFMRVRYPFAAYSSVAFYREPWKRKGWQRSELIFDVDAKDLPVRSCECDGVCPTCLDEARELVLMMVDTLKGDLGLGDIHVIYSGRGYHVRVLDPEVMELGSEVRAEILRYTAGAREPRRKFTDGVSSYEMEHFSIPLGYHRVFTERARHVLLHLRGDEDIEDVTARTVKTAVRNRNLILEDRWGEFRSVIGPRVYPRLVKGISKINMRMLDAKVTIDLKRILRLPTSLHSKVSMICMEVKNPETFDPLKSAVPRFVDERE
- the priL gene encoding DNA primase large subunit PriL, whose amino-acid sequence is MVSSLFINPFSEDAREIVRKYGSLDTIDDTRDELLEIGRRTRGQNLADNSLLPASIAELAVKRLEWYLRRQRKDFNHRDYAYLMNPEIEEYDVLAFYILAQAAGAGFMKASREARLVVESAGAMVEDRLNVFGGEREEIMAEVLYELGSEGLRWTELADLLGSGKLKLTDLILKEGRVIIDRDEFITSFQDSIRDRSPDRLYDILVGLEVRETMISRMIMQRTEEYIGMVREMSSTVEVHPLILETAERIRETVEEIMSFTGGPVKSARPGKLVQEAFPPCIRGTLDGVRSGNRNDAIVLLLTSFISYARLYPSVFRDRTPMKVSDLDPDLRITLGEILPVIYDAADRCEPPLFEDDPQEKLNITAKLGFGVHDMPELENEGESKWYTPMSCEKIKIHLPDLCRPDKLCSSISNPLTYYNRKRWKLRSSGEKEE
- the metG gene encoding methionine--tRNA ligase, with protein sequence MSKVFITCALPYANGPTHLGHLRSTYIPADIYARYRRLRGDDVLFVCATDEHGTPIAVKAEAEGRTPLEVATRYHEMIRGDLERCDISFDSFTRTTDELHHEIAQKFFLKLYEKGFIYEKDIKQLYCGDCQRFLPDRYVEGTCPYCGSEGARGDHCEGCGRHLEPLQLEDPRCMVCGSEPEVRDSRHYFFRLNQFQDEIREWIEGSEMPSNVRNYAIQWLREGLKDWILTRDMEWGVQVPLEGNEGKIIYVWGEAFLGYISSAAAWSKKTGRDWREYWDSGAIHFIGKDIIYHHAIFWPALLMAYGCRTPANIIAGEYLSLEGQKMSTSKNWVVWTSDFLERFDRDLLRYYLTVNAPLTRDTDFSWDDFQRRVNDELADVLGNFLHRTFSFTGRFFDGRVPAAGELTAEDLEFLESIRAAHDTVAELLDKFQFRDALMHIIKLAKRGNKYFNDQEPWKAVKESPARASTCLHLCNLLAANLGKLLRPFMPSAAGRILSIMNLEDEAWGFHELREGQVIERAKPLFSKITDEAIEEEKAKLIEEDDEVETVTIDDFTTMDIRVGVIRSAERIEGSDKLLKLIIDVGEREMQVVAGLAEKYSPEDLVERKITVLVNLKPAKLFGVKSEGMVLATGESLNILDPGDAEVGERIR
- a CDS encoding DUF530 domain-containing protein, coding for MNESGLIARSERFLESIKDRKVSLDDLKSVEGFIDLYTYLRGNLEELQDLKEAMELRGFKYPFRSISGYSSQYSPEIAEDVHDIKRHAQYFRMKASTKKNLLDRVNSAISSHRIALGNLEEYALLQCPDCSRSLRLSEVEYQDILDGVMCPCGSGRMEIEFSGSAICRPEIIPHLPLSGDYMVKMSELSLWARKAFKKIMRLFKNEKKGAVRSATLVIKVLEDGRWIRRRITIDSDDNDYERMLRQRYGPNVRIELIQFHRKKSSIINDRYTRTALALGYAGLSHDIIMDIKERVYSEKLRDYDAVKRYRRILFEARTYSPDLRLSEDELQEVRVQKMHDLLHEAGLGDSGGRLNRELREDLEVMEEVKRELFRDVPVNLVLWDVALYYLGTSLDRRSKHAGPFPNLRPVLDRSQVRTFDELSRDAVDLLNTCWEGGMVYIDKLGDVLLKKFEIEDKMKGLHMKPNPLAFGAAVLHMEGEADIETCAEIFHVRVEEVVEEKRNIENLGKPSTDRAKMFLNLIKGD
- a CDS encoding DUF1699 family protein; this translates as MAEKIHVNQPLTSRRIIELLEKNPDLKEITCPISLYHRTSRRYLDALEELGVNVSPVKRIGRPRKYTDNDVKLVQSLLKEGKTPKQISGITNIPLKTVYYLKGDIKLKRGKKRKYDRNTRLRVREMARNGMPARKISKDLGIPLRTVYYILKNG
- a CDS encoding MraY family glycosyltransferase, whose protein sequence is MVLKLTLEYSSVLLVSLICCIIAFTSTYTVMPRLINKLKEANVVGNDIHKISKPIVAEMGGIGILFGFTIGMFIGMYCFPELQYELMVTLLVILLVGIVGMVDDLVRLSSREKLFLLFLAGLPIIWVAPPKVGILYMIMMPVAVSIASNLTNMLAGLNGIESGLGSIAMTALTASCIIMGKYDVSIITMAMLGALLAFLMYNRYPSRVFPGDVGTLIIGACIASVAFIGRVKIIALIVLLPNIIDGILKFYSAGVVERHKHRPTEIAEDGKLIAPPEGFNSLIRWILRRPMTEKKVVMIVWSIGMFFGFLGVLLAFILPLDPF
- a CDS encoding tetratricopeptide repeat protein; this encodes MMIFAVLGIFDFLRGEDEGESLEKYLRKLEDLLEEEFDTLVRIAGFYAEEGDTREALDYLERAYRVASEMNDEELMAFALDSMGDVYLSDRKVKTAMEYFMEALRIYTSVNSPLRADLREKIKEVEKIREAMDIASINRLREESESGMPEVDLEVIEPLLNRLVDSVQSLTLYEAGSYEDSISQIMEAYQIARDIGDTSTEASLQLLLGLYSLKNEDFDESRRYLKKAEALFRKTNNELGLAVALVLLGTLDFIRNNADGVASSFRAAVEILQKLDEKELESVTLELLNTLYSF
- a CDS encoding RAD55 family ATPase; this translates as MSENYSTGIAGLDAVLGKPEPGYLMLLTGPPKVGKTVLATEFTYRALQRRNPCLFIAAEYGYRDLQRNTMAFNWFIQSLADKLHVIDLPTGLAGGKPRDSGNVRYSAIQNTTDLMVKVGISTRSLYQEEGTMISVFDSASILLAFNPPKLVLRVLKAYNDRVRDAGGIALVTYTAGVADEDIEEEIPGLFDVHIQMDGSVISAVMDGERTEAPYMITDQGIKVG
- a CDS encoding RAD55 family ATPase, producing MIVRIPSGIRGLDELMGGASIPENTVTMVYGPPKVGKSIFAYGFAAGGAEMDEPCLYISADYGLSDLKRNMAVLGMDPESYLQKELLYVIDAISSISGPSGDEGSTYFSSSVHNPTDIMVKLGVAIRNITNRYSMFRSVLDSLTTLMAFNDEMLIVRVLTAYIMRIKEAGGTAVVTYTEGSADPKVETMLKAVVDNIIHLDGSELTVEAMVGTGRVSAPYTIDDSGIKVVHEG